One genomic region from Quercus robur chromosome 4, dhQueRobu3.1, whole genome shotgun sequence encodes:
- the LOC126721073 gene encoding choline-phosphate cytidylyltransferase 2-like isoform X1 — protein MEDPKSKDHHLNNSHSNGNSDGTSSSDRLVRVYADGIYDLFHFGHAGSLEQAKKSFPNTYLLVGCCSDEITHKFKGKTVMTEDERYESLRHCKWVDEVIPDAPWVISQEFLDKHNIDFVAHDSLPYADASGAGNDVYEFVKSAGRFKETKRTDGISTSDIIMRIVKDYNQYVMRNLDRGYSRKDLGVSYVKEKRLRVNMRLKKLQEKVKEQQEKVGEKIQTVAMHRNEWVENADRWVAGFLEMFEEGCHKMGTAIRDRIQEQLRGQASYLLQNGKEVDDDDEEYYDDDDDDEQYYDDGDYYYYEADKRDEKEK, from the exons ATGGAAGATCCTAAGTCTAAGGATCATCATCTTAACAATTCCCATTCCAATGGCAACTCCGATGGCACATCCTCGTCCGACCGCCTTGTTCGTGTCTATGCTGATGGGATCTACGATCTCTTCCACTTTGGCCACGCTGGCTCACTTGAGCAAGCCAAGAAATC GTTCCCAAACACCTATCTGCTTGTTGGATGTTGCAGCGACGAAATCACCCACAAGTTTAAAGGCAAAACCGTTATGACGGAGGACGAACGCTATGAATCACTACGCCATTGCAA GTGGGTAGATGAAGTCATTCCTGATGCACCTTGGGTGATCTCTCAAGAATTTCTTGACAAGCACAATATTGACTTTGTGGCACATGACTCTCTTCC TTATGCTGATGCTAGTGGAGCTGGGAACGACGTCTATGAGTTT GTCAAATCTGCTGGAAGGTTCAAGGAAACAAAACGGACTGATGGGATTTCTACATCGGACATTATAATGAGGATTGTAAAAGATTATAACCAGTATGTGATGCGCAACTTGGATCGTGGATATTCAAGAAAAGATCTTGGTGTTAGCTATGTGAAG GAAAAGCGATTGAGGGTGAACATGAGATTGAAGAAACTACAGGAGAAAGTGAAGGAACAACAGGAAAAAGTGGGAGAGAAG ATTCAAACTGTTGCAATGCATCGTAATGAGTGGGTGGAAAATGCTGACCGCTGGGTTGCTGGATTTCTAGAGATGTTTGAAGAAGGTTGCCATAAAATG GGCACTGCCATCAGGGATCGAATTCAAGAGCAGCTAAGGGGTCAAGCCTCATATCTCCTACAAAATGGCAAGGAAGTTGATGATGACGATGAAGAATAttacgatgatgatgatgatgatgaacaatATTATGATGACGgcgattattattattatgaggCAGACAAGAGAGATGAGAAAGAAAAGTAG